A single window of Polaribacter sp. SA4-10 DNA harbors:
- a CDS encoding helix-turn-helix domain-containing protein — protein MKTLGDTLKCAREEKDLILRKVAAKVDIDQSLISKFEKNERKPTMEQIVRLAKFYGLSERKLIINWYSEKIAEELKYTDSTSEILKVAEEKINYYKAQENGK, from the coding sequence ATGAAAACATTAGGTGATACTTTAAAGTGTGCGAGAGAGGAAAAAGATTTGATTCTGCGAAAAGTTGCGGCTAAAGTTGATATTGACCAATCTTTGATTAGCAAGTTTGAAAAAAATGAAAGGAAACCAACAATGGAGCAAATAGTGAGACTCGCTAAATTTTATGGCCTTTCCGAAAGGAAATTAATAATAAATTGGTACTCGGAAAAAATTGCTGAAGAACTAAAATACACAGATTCAACATCAGAAATACTAAAAGTAGCTGAAGAAAAAATTAATTATTATAAAGCACAAGAAAATGGGAAATAA
- a CDS encoding DNA-binding protein, with protein MAIRYRVTKRSNSIQNKKEQYIMQAVNTGTVDLDAISTAISNECTLHAVDVKAVLMALGIKLDYYLQEGNIVDLGDVGKFKMGFKCTAEEDPKMLSPKRSIKKYHVNYQPSIKLKRKLKAGITTYKEGSRSV; from the coding sequence ATGGCCATACGTTATAGAGTTACCAAAAGAAGCAATAGCATACAGAATAAAAAGGAGCAGTATATTATGCAAGCTGTAAATACAGGCACTGTAGATTTAGATGCTATAAGTACTGCTATTAGTAATGAATGTACTTTGCATGCTGTAGATGTAAAAGCAGTGTTAATGGCTTTGGGCATTAAGTTAGACTATTATTTGCAAGAAGGTAATATTGTAGATTTAGGAGATGTGGGTAAGTTTAAAATGGGCTTTAAATGCACCGCAGAAGAAGACCCTAAAATGTTAAGTCCAAAACGTAGTATTAAAAAGTACCATGTAAATTACCAGCCTTCTATAAAGTTAAAACGCAAACTAAAAGCAGGTATTACAACCTATAAAGAAGGAAGCAGAAGCGTTTAA
- a CDS encoding VOC family protein — translation MLTNIHPKLPMRNKNITREFYLNSLGFKEFGSTDYDDYLMVEKDQIQLHFFKFKTLDPKENYGQVYIRTDNIDLFYRFLLDKKTKIHPNGKLETKPWAQKEFSVLDPDNNLLTFGQSI, via the coding sequence ATGCTCACCAACATACATCCTAAATTACCAATGCGTAACAAAAATATTACACGAGAATTTTATCTAAACAGTTTAGGATTCAAAGAATTTGGAAGTACAGACTATGATGACTATTTAATGGTAGAAAAAGACCAAATTCAACTTCATTTTTTTAAATTTAAAACACTCGACCCAAAAGAAAATTATGGACAAGTATATATTAGAACAGACAATATAGACCTGTTTTATAGGTTTTTATTGGATAAAAAAACGAAGATTCACCCAAATGGAAAATTAGAAACCAAACCTTGGGCACAAAAAGAATTCTCTGTACTAGATCCAGATAATAATCTATTAACCTTTGGGCAAAGCATTTAA
- a CDS encoding cation-translocating P-type ATPase: protein MPVNNFDIFGLTNEQVVLAREKFGRNELNYKKKNGLLDTLKQIFQEPMTIILLVAASIYFISGKADDGIFLVAAIIFITSISLYQDSRSKNALEKLKDFSQPICKVIRNGITVEIKSEDLVIGDSLMIEEGASISADGYIVHSNDFSVNQSILTGESFAVFKDKTKKDNFIYSGTTVASGLAIATITAIGNETKLGKIGTSLESIQEEKTPLEIQIANFVKKMAIVGAVVFVIVWAINYSHSKDLLNSLLQSLTLAMSILPEEIPVAFTTFMALGAWRLMKMGIVVKQMKTVETLGSATVICTDKTGTITENKMSLAKLFLLSSNKISHPKDVLTKDEKELIKLAMWSSEPIPFDPMELALHKSYKDIIKIDERPNYKLVHEYPLGGKPPMMTHIFEDENHNRIIAAKGAPEALMLVAELTDTEKQQIHAAIALLTKDGYRVLGVGVSHFTGDNYPSKQQDFPFQFKGVIAFYDPPKENIKKVLEDFYNAGISVKIITGDNAATTKAIAKQINFRGYEKSITGDALMKLNEQELQTCVMNTSVFTRMFPEAKLKIINALKAKNQIVAMTGDGVNDGPALKAAHIGIAMGKKGSEIAKQAASLILLEDDLSKMVDAIAMGRRIYTNLKKAIQYIISIHIPIILTVFIPLALGWIYPNIFSPIHIIFLEIIMGPTCSIIYENEPIEENTMLQKPKPLTTTFFNWRELSTSIIQGLVITAGTLFMYQYAVGNGYNEALTRTMTFTVLIAANIFLTLINRSFYYSLFTTLKYKNNLVLFIILITIAIVGLILYVPTLTSFFEFETLNSFQLLTCIAIGFISVVWFEIVKRFHRREDNVATNSNTV, encoded by the coding sequence ATGCCTGTAAATAATTTCGACATATTTGGTCTAACCAATGAGCAGGTAGTTCTTGCAAGGGAAAAATTTGGACGCAACGAATTAAACTACAAAAAGAAAAACGGTTTATTAGACACTTTAAAACAAATTTTCCAAGAACCAATGACCATTATATTATTGGTAGCTGCTTCCATCTATTTTATAAGTGGTAAAGCAGATGATGGAATTTTTCTTGTTGCGGCTATTATATTTATCACCTCCATTTCATTATACCAAGACTCTAGGAGTAAAAATGCTTTAGAAAAACTAAAAGATTTTTCACAACCCATTTGTAAAGTTATTCGCAATGGCATCACGGTAGAAATTAAAAGCGAAGATTTGGTAATTGGCGATAGCCTAATGATAGAAGAAGGTGCATCTATTTCTGCAGACGGCTACATTGTTCATTCTAACGATTTTTCTGTAAACCAATCGATACTTACAGGAGAATCCTTTGCTGTATTTAAAGACAAGACAAAAAAAGATAATTTTATTTACAGTGGCACAACTGTGGCAAGTGGTTTGGCTATTGCTACAATAACAGCTATTGGTAACGAAACCAAATTAGGTAAAATAGGAACAAGCTTAGAAAGTATCCAAGAAGAAAAAACACCCTTAGAAATACAAATTGCCAATTTTGTAAAGAAGATGGCAATTGTTGGCGCGGTAGTTTTTGTAATTGTTTGGGCAATTAATTATTCGCATTCTAAAGACCTTTTAAATAGTTTATTGCAGTCGCTAACGTTAGCCATGAGTATTTTGCCCGAAGAAATCCCTGTTGCTTTTACCACTTTTATGGCATTAGGTGCTTGGCGTTTAATGAAAATGGGAATTGTAGTAAAGCAAATGAAAACGGTTGAAACATTGGGTAGTGCTACCGTTATTTGCACAGACAAAACAGGTACCATTACAGAAAACAAAATGAGCTTAGCAAAGCTATTTTTGTTATCATCAAATAAAATATCTCACCCAAAAGATGTACTCACTAAAGACGAGAAAGAATTAATAAAATTAGCAATGTGGTCTAGTGAGCCAATTCCGTTTGACCCAATGGAACTAGCATTGCATAAAAGCTACAAGGATATTATTAAAATAGATGAACGCCCTAATTATAAACTTGTTCATGAATATCCACTAGGTGGTAAACCACCAATGATGACACATATTTTTGAAGATGAAAATCACAACCGAATTATAGCAGCCAAAGGTGCTCCTGAGGCTTTGATGCTTGTTGCTGAACTTACTGATACAGAGAAACAACAAATACATGCAGCCATTGCACTATTAACAAAGGATGGTTATCGTGTTTTGGGGGTTGGTGTTTCTCATTTTACAGGTGATAATTATCCTTCAAAACAACAAGATTTTCCTTTTCAGTTTAAAGGGGTTATTGCTTTTTATGATCCACCAAAAGAGAACATTAAAAAAGTATTAGAAGACTTTTATAACGCAGGTATTTCAGTAAAAATTATAACCGGCGATAATGCAGCCACTACAAAAGCCATTGCAAAACAAATTAACTTTAGGGGCTATGAGAAAAGCATTACAGGAGATGCCTTAATGAAATTAAACGAACAAGAATTGCAAACCTGTGTAATGAACACTTCAGTTTTTACGCGCATGTTTCCAGAGGCAAAATTGAAAATAATAAATGCCCTAAAAGCGAAGAATCAAATTGTAGCAATGACTGGAGATGGTGTAAATGACGGACCCGCTTTAAAAGCAGCACATATTGGTATTGCCATGGGTAAAAAAGGATCCGAAATTGCCAAGCAAGCAGCATCCTTAATTTTATTGGAAGACGATTTATCTAAAATGGTAGATGCAATTGCTATGGGTAGAAGAATTTATACCAACCTAAAAAAAGCAATTCAGTATATTATATCCATACACATACCAATAATTCTAACCGTATTTATTCCCTTGGCTTTGGGTTGGATTTACCCTAACATTTTTTCACCCATCCACATTATTTTCTTAGAAATAATAATGGGTCCAACGTGTTCTATTATATATGAAAATGAACCTATAGAAGAGAACACAATGCTACAAAAACCAAAACCATTGACCACTACTTTTTTTAATTGGAGAGAACTTTCTACAAGCATAATACAAGGATTGGTAATCACAGCAGGTACTTTATTTATGTATCAGTATGCTGTTGGTAACGGGTATAATGAGGCATTAACAAGAACAATGACTTTTACCGTTTTAATAGCTGCCAACATTTTTCTAACACTTATAAACCGTTCCTTTTATTATTCCTTGTTTACAACTTTAAAGTACAAGAACAACTTGGTGTTATTTATCATTCTTATAACAATTGCCATTGTTGGACTCATCCTTTATGTACCAACTTTAACTTCCTTTTTTGAATTTGAAACCTTAAATTCATTTCAATTATTAACGTGCATAGCAATCGGTTTTATTTCTGTAGTTTGGTTTGAAATTGTAAAACGATTTCACAGAAGAGAAGATAATGTTGCTACAAATAGTAATACAGTGTAA
- a CDS encoding TonB-dependent receptor produces MKKNIFFLFLFTSILVNAQTFTLQGKVVDENKNALVGTTVLIKELNKGTSTDFDGNFQFKLEKGTYQLEVSYVGFKTVIKEITVTQNQNMRIQLLSDENVLEEVLVAAVRVTADVPVTFSNLSKKEIAKRNLGQDIPILLNYMPSVVSSSDAGAGVGYTYMSVRGSNGERINVTVNGIPYNDAESHGSFWVNLGDFASSTENLQLQRGVGTSTNGSGAFGASLNILTDAVSEEAFGEISNSFGSFGTRKHTVKFSTGKVNEHIEIAGRFSNIYSDGYVDRAFADLKSYYLQGSYTDENTLIKAVTFGGKEKTYQAWYGLDATQLKENRRQNPYTYDNEVDDYEQNHYQLHWNEKINKNWSTNLGLNYTKGGGFFEQFKEEEAAADFNNLIVDNSDVIVRRWLKNDFYVFNFNTNYKTEKLNFISGISYSNYSGDHFGEVIWGENLAENTKIRDNYYFSDAKKTDFSIFAKATFSINEKLSGYADVQGRFVNYQTKGITSDIVPIDVDADFNFFNPKVGLTYKINGDNNLYTSFAVANREPNRNDFEGGVTTPETLNDLELGWRLKKDNIKLNTNIYYMDYKNQLVLTGALNDVGAPIRTTSGKSYRLGLEIDADITISDKFSIKPNAAFSANKNKDFVAQIDGTLQNLGKTDLAFSPDVVIGNMFIYTPIENLQIAFLSKYVGKQFMSNFSSTVSKNDVLDSFFTSDLNVVYEITPNKIVKSIVFSALINNLFNKEFVDRGYYGTYDDTWSEANQTTTLDYAGYYPQATRNFLIGATLKF; encoded by the coding sequence ATGAAAAAAAACATCTTTTTTTTATTCTTGTTTACAAGTATACTTGTAAACGCCCAGACATTTACACTCCAAGGAAAAGTAGTAGATGAAAACAAAAATGCTTTAGTTGGAACCACTGTTTTAATTAAAGAGTTAAACAAAGGAACTTCTACCGATTTTGATGGAAATTTTCAATTTAAATTAGAAAAAGGAACCTATCAACTTGAGGTTTCTTATGTTGGTTTTAAAACGGTAATTAAAGAAATTACGGTTACCCAAAACCAAAACATGCGCATCCAATTACTTTCTGATGAAAATGTACTAGAAGAAGTTTTAGTGGCTGCCGTGCGAGTAACCGCAGACGTTCCTGTCACTTTTTCTAACCTTTCTAAAAAGGAAATTGCAAAGCGTAATTTAGGTCAGGATATTCCTATTTTGCTAAACTATATGCCTTCTGTAGTTTCGTCTTCAGATGCGGGTGCTGGCGTTGGTTACACTTACATGAGTGTACGTGGTTCTAATGGAGAACGTATTAATGTTACCGTAAATGGAATACCGTATAACGATGCTGAAAGTCATGGTTCTTTTTGGGTGAATTTAGGCGATTTTGCTTCTTCTACAGAGAACTTGCAATTGCAACGTGGTGTTGGAACCTCAACAAACGGTTCTGGTGCTTTTGGCGCGAGTTTAAACATTTTAACAGACGCTGTTTCTGAAGAAGCTTTTGGAGAAATCTCCAATTCTTTTGGTTCTTTTGGTACCAGAAAACACACGGTAAAATTTAGTACAGGAAAAGTGAATGAACATATAGAAATTGCGGGTCGTTTTTCTAATATTTATTCAGATGGTTATGTAGACAGAGCTTTTGCAGACTTAAAATCGTATTATTTACAAGGAAGTTATACCGATGAAAACACCTTGATAAAAGCGGTTACTTTTGGAGGGAAAGAAAAAACATATCAAGCTTGGTATGGTTTGGATGCTACGCAACTAAAAGAAAATAGAAGACAAAACCCATACACCTATGACAATGAAGTTGATGATTATGAACAAAATCATTATCAATTGCATTGGAATGAAAAAATCAATAAAAACTGGTCTACAAATTTAGGGTTGAATTACACAAAAGGAGGTGGGTTTTTTGAGCAATTTAAAGAAGAGGAAGCTGCCGCTGATTTTAACAATTTAATTGTTGATAATAGTGATGTAATTGTAAGACGTTGGTTAAAAAACGATTTTTATGTTTTCAATTTTAATACCAATTACAAAACTGAAAAACTGAATTTTATTTCAGGAATTTCTTATTCTAATTATTCTGGAGATCATTTTGGGGAAGTTATTTGGGGAGAAAATTTAGCTGAAAACACTAAAATTAGAGACAACTATTATTTTTCTGATGCTAAAAAAACAGATTTCTCAATCTTTGCTAAAGCTACGTTTAGTATTAATGAAAAACTGTCTGGTTATGCAGATGTGCAAGGAAGGTTTGTAAACTATCAAACCAAAGGAATCACCTCTGACATTGTACCTATTGATGTAGATGCAGACTTTAATTTCTTTAACCCAAAAGTTGGTTTGACCTATAAAATTAACGGAGACAATAATTTATATACTTCTTTTGCAGTGGCAAATAGAGAACCTAACAGAAACGATTTTGAAGGTGGCGTTACCACACCAGAAACTTTAAATGATTTAGAATTGGGTTGGCGTTTAAAGAAAGACAACATCAAACTAAATACCAATATTTATTATATGGATTATAAAAATCAGTTGGTTTTAACAGGTGCTTTAAATGATGTTGGCGCTCCCATTAGAACAACTTCTGGTAAGAGTTACAGATTAGGGTTAGAAATTGATGCTGATATTACAATTTCTGATAAATTTTCTATCAAACCAAATGCTGCTTTTAGTGCGAATAAAAACAAAGATTTTGTTGCTCAAATAGATGGAACACTTCAAAACTTAGGAAAAACAGACTTGGCTTTTTCGCCTGATGTAGTTATTGGAAATATGTTTATTTACACGCCTATTGAAAATTTACAGATTGCATTTTTATCTAAATATGTAGGGAAACAATTTATGAGTAACTTTAGCAGTACCGTTTCTAAAAACGATGTTTTAGATAGTTTTTTTACTTCTGATTTAAACGTGGTTTATGAAATTACACCTAACAAAATAGTTAAATCTATTGTGTTTTCTGCGTTGATAAATAACCTCTTTAATAAAGAATTTGTAGACAGAGGATATTATGGTACTTATGATGATACTTGGTCTGAAGCAAACCAAACTACAACATTAGATTATGCTGGTTATTACCCGCAAGCAACAAGAAATTTTCTTATTGGAGCTACTTTAAAGTTCTAA
- the arfB gene encoding alternative ribosome rescue aminoacyl-tRNA hydrolase ArfB, with protein MILKESELIKELNFKATRSSGAGGQHVNKVSSKIELFFDLENTAELSEREKELLYKKLSTKLTKEHVLILTCDETRSQHRNKELVIKRFLELLKTNLIRPKKRRPTKPTKGSIKRKAEGKKRTSVKKALRKKPKLDS; from the coding sequence ATGATTTTAAAGGAAAGCGAATTAATCAAAGAACTTAATTTTAAAGCCACCAGAAGTTCTGGTGCTGGAGGACAACATGTAAACAAAGTGTCTTCTAAAATTGAACTTTTTTTTGATCTTGAAAATACTGCTGAACTTTCTGAACGAGAAAAAGAATTACTCTATAAAAAACTGTCAACAAAGCTAACAAAAGAGCATGTTTTAATACTTACTTGTGATGAAACGCGCTCTCAACACAGAAATAAAGAACTTGTTATTAAACGTTTTTTAGAATTATTAAAAACGAACTTAATTAGACCTAAAAAAAGAAGACCTACAAAACCTACTAAAGGTTCTATCAAAAGAAAAGCAGAAGGCAAAAAAAGAACTTCTGTAAAAAAAGCCCTCAGAAAGAAGCCAAAACTCGATTCATAA
- a CDS encoding phosphatase PAP2 family protein → MKTIKSTLLITLILSTFLLKAQSTKKIKKDNIFQTAGSVFKTSFNTIPSDFVFLGKELSDDWKKTGYYAAGILGLIATDKITTKAYHKYVEPNIDYTLPNITPHFLRKSKEMWTKGENSYLTYPIIGIYLGSLFTNSKKGQFAAINSFKALAYATLITQLSLKTIFGRNRPNRPLSETAIAPFTNNNWDFFNSRNGYLYGEAQGTGLPSMHTTGYFALAKVIQMEFDNYWIPYSVMAITWLSDIKSHNHWVSDIVVGGIVGTLIGRSIVKSSWKARGILPQKQREISLNYIPQFSSDFAGIRIIAHIE, encoded by the coding sequence ATGAAAACTATTAAAAGCACATTACTAATTACACTGATTCTTTCTACTTTTTTACTAAAGGCTCAAAGCACAAAAAAAATAAAAAAAGATAACATTTTTCAAACAGCTGGTTCTGTTTTTAAAACAAGTTTTAATACCATACCAAGTGATTTTGTTTTTTTAGGAAAAGAACTTTCTGATGATTGGAAAAAAACAGGCTACTATGCAGCTGGTATTTTAGGGTTAATTGCAACTGATAAAATTACGACAAAAGCTTATCATAAATATGTTGAACCAAATATAGATTATACCTTACCTAACATTACCCCTCATTTTTTAAGAAAATCAAAGGAAATGTGGACTAAAGGAGAAAACTCATATCTTACCTACCCTATTATAGGTATCTATTTGGGATCTTTATTTACCAATAGCAAGAAAGGTCAGTTTGCAGCAATAAATTCATTTAAAGCTTTAGCTTATGCTACACTGATAACTCAATTATCATTAAAAACTATTTTTGGTAGAAACAGACCTAACAGACCTTTGTCTGAAACAGCTATAGCTCCTTTCACAAATAATAATTGGGACTTTTTTAATAGTAGAAATGGGTATCTATATGGCGAGGCTCAAGGAACCGGTTTACCTTCTATGCACACAACAGGATATTTTGCTTTGGCCAAAGTGATTCAAATGGAGTTTGATAATTATTGGATCCCTTATAGTGTTATGGCTATTACTTGGTTATCTGATATTAAAAGTCACAATCACTGGGTTAGTGATATAGTAGTTGGTGGAATTGTAGGCACTTTAATTGGAAGATCTATTGTTAAAAGCAGCTGGAAAGCACGTGGTATTTTACCTCAAAAACAAAGAGAAATATCATTGAACTATATTCCTCAATTTTCTTCGGATTTTGCAGGTATTAGAATTATAGCTCACATTGAATGA
- a CDS encoding AAA family ATPase, giving the protein MEKKLRQKPINLVKVVLFGPESTGKTTLSDQLARHYNTVWAPEFARKYLQDKWNNERKTCEADDLIPIAIGQMKLENKLAKKADKILICDTDLLETKVYSEEYYGGFVDKDLDKAAKENEYDIYLLTYIDTPWEADDLRDKPEERLEMFTAFENALKTHNKPYLLLKGDKETRLKNAIATIDKLIAEKDNLYSFSDTLEGIDMPFSHETPTNFNYENY; this is encoded by the coding sequence ATGGAAAAAAAGCTTAGACAAAAACCAATCAACTTAGTAAAGGTTGTATTATTTGGACCTGAATCTACCGGAAAAACGACACTTTCTGATCAATTAGCCCGTCATTACAATACTGTTTGGGCTCCAGAATTTGCGCGTAAATATTTACAAGATAAATGGAATAATGAACGTAAAACATGTGAAGCAGACGATTTAATTCCGATTGCAATCGGACAAATGAAATTAGAAAACAAGCTTGCTAAAAAAGCAGATAAAATTTTAATTTGTGATACCGATTTACTAGAAACCAAAGTATATTCAGAAGAATATTATGGTGGTTTTGTTGATAAAGATTTAGACAAAGCAGCAAAAGAAAATGAGTATGACATTTATCTTTTAACATATATAGACACACCCTGGGAAGCAGATGATTTGCGTGATAAACCAGAAGAGCGTTTAGAAATGTTTACTGCTTTTGAAAATGCTTTAAAAACACATAACAAACCTTATTTACTCTTAAAAGGAGATAAAGAAACGCGTCTTAAAAATGCAATAGCCACTATTGATAAACTTATTGCTGAAAAAGATAATTTGTATTCTTTTTCTGATACTTTAGAAGGTATAGATATGCCTTTTTCACATGAGACACCAACCAACTTTAACTATGAAAACTATTAA
- the pnuC gene encoding nicotinamide riboside transporter PnuC — MTEIFNFFFGQYANSSTLDVSLEIIAVIFGFLSVWYSKKNKIWVFPTGMISTLIFVYLLLKWGLLGDMLINVYYFIMSVYGWYLWTRVKNGKAANPISSSNSLEKKQSVFLFLATLIFVFIVYKIFDKWTSWVAYVDTITTAIFFVGMWLMAKRKIENWIYWIIGDIISVPLYFYKGFTFTSFQYLIFTFIAISGYITWKKSLDKNQST, encoded by the coding sequence ATGACTGAGATTTTCAATTTCTTTTTTGGCCAATATGCCAATTCATCAACCTTAGATGTTTCTTTAGAAATTATCGCAGTTATTTTTGGGTTTTTATCTGTTTGGTATTCCAAAAAAAATAAAATCTGGGTGTTCCCAACAGGAATGATTAGCACCTTAATTTTTGTATATCTTCTTTTAAAATGGGGCCTTTTAGGAGATATGTTAATCAATGTTTATTATTTTATAATGAGTGTTTATGGCTGGTATCTTTGGACACGAGTTAAAAATGGTAAAGCAGCAAATCCTATTTCTAGCTCCAACTCTTTAGAAAAAAAACAAAGTGTATTCCTCTTTTTAGCAACTTTAATTTTTGTTTTTATCGTTTATAAAATTTTTGATAAATGGACAAGTTGGGTTGCCTATGTAGATACAATTACAACCGCAATTTTCTTTGTTGGTATGTGGTTAATGGCAAAACGAAAAATTGAAAATTGGATTTATTGGATTATTGGTGACATTATTTCTGTACCTCTCTATTTTTATAAAGGCTTTACCTTTACTAGTTTTCAATATTTAATATTTACTTTTATTGCAATTTCAGGATATATAACATGGAAAAAAAGCTTAGACAAAAACCAATCAACTTAG
- a CDS encoding geranylgeranylglyceryl/heptaprenylglyceryl phosphate synthase: protein MVNIYQNILSAKNEGKKLLAVLIDPEKIDIKNIPSFFEKVQLSIATHIFVGGSTDKNNETEIIVSAIKKVTQLPVILFPGDVSQITNKADGILFLSLLSGRNPEYLIEQQVKAAPILNKSTLEIIPTGYILIDGETATATQRVSNTKPIAQKNTTLILNTALAGQFSGKKLIYLEAGSGATVAVNKHIITLVQRNLNIPLIVGGGINSKKQLVEAYNAGADLIVIGTAFEKDESFFEELKK, encoded by the coding sequence ATCGTGAATATTTACCAAAACATTTTATCTGCTAAAAATGAAGGCAAAAAACTATTGGCAGTTTTAATTGATCCTGAGAAAATTGATATTAAAAACATCCCTTCTTTCTTTGAGAAAGTGCAGTTGTCTATTGCAACTCATATTTTTGTTGGTGGAAGTACAGATAAAAATAATGAAACTGAAATTATTGTATCTGCTATAAAAAAAGTGACCCAATTGCCTGTAATTCTTTTCCCTGGTGATGTTTCACAAATCACAAATAAAGCAGACGGAATTCTATTTTTGAGTTTACTTTCTGGAAGAAATCCTGAGTATTTAATAGAACAACAAGTAAAAGCTGCTCCTATTTTAAACAAATCAACTTTAGAGATTATACCAACGGGTTATATTTTAATTGATGGAGAAACAGCAACGGCAACTCAAAGAGTAAGTAATACAAAACCAATTGCTCAAAAAAACACAACACTTATTTTAAACACCGCTTTGGCCGGCCAATTTTCTGGAAAAAAACTCATCTATTTAGAAGCTGGAAGTGGCGCAACAGTTGCTGTAAACAAACATATTATTACTCTTGTGCAACGTAATTTGAATATTCCTTTAATTGTTGGTGGTGGCATTAACTCTAAAAAACAACTCGTTGAAGCTTACAATGCTGGCGCTGATTTAATTGTTATTGGAACTGCTTTTGAGAAAGATGAATCGTTTTTTGAAGAGTTGAAAAAATAA
- a CDS encoding 4'-phosphopantetheinyl transferase superfamily protein, producing MPLYKTLTISPSTNAFIWKIEESIEELKQGITLTESNEARMNSMKSNLHQKGFLSIRHLLKEVGLSDADLQYDEYGKPHLTNGRYISITHSFEFTAIIFSNETPVGVDIEKQREKILKIAHKFTPIEEYKTIANVDALISKLTIVWGGKESLYKIYGKKKLHFIDHIYIKDFSFEDGKTTGEIRYNGEETSYEIQFLEFEGFTCTYAY from the coding sequence ATGCCTCTTTACAAAACATTAACTATCAGTCCCTCAACAAATGCGTTTATTTGGAAAATTGAAGAATCTATTGAGGAATTAAAACAAGGAATTACGCTCACAGAAAGCAATGAAGCGAGAATGAATTCTATGAAGTCTAATTTACACCAAAAAGGATTTCTAAGCATTCGCCACTTACTAAAAGAAGTTGGTTTGTCTGATGCTGATTTGCAGTATGATGAATATGGCAAACCTCATTTAACAAATGGAAGGTATATTTCTATCACACACTCATTTGAATTTACTGCTATTATTTTTTCTAATGAAACTCCTGTTGGAGTTGATATTGAAAAACAGCGTGAAAAGATTTTAAAAATCGCACATAAATTTACGCCTATTGAAGAATATAAAACCATTGCAAATGTGGATGCACTAATTAGTAAATTAACCATTGTTTGGGGAGGAAAAGAGAGTTTATATAAAATTTACGGAAAGAAAAAACTACATTTTATAGATCATATATATATTAAAGATTTCTCTTTTGAAGATGGAAAAACAACGGGAGAGATACGTTACAATGGTGAAGAAACTTCTTATGAAATTCAGTTTTTAGAGTTTGAAGGTTTTACGTGTACGTATGCGTATTAA